A region of the Arthrobacter sp. Soc17.1.1.1 genome:
CAGCTCCTCGACGTCGAAAAACGGGTCCTCCCGGTCCGTGCAGACCCAGCGCCGCGACATCATGTCCGTCTCCCAGCTCTCCGAACTACCCATGAACCGGGCGTGGGTGAAGACCTCCAACGGAGGCGGCACCATTGTCCGCACCATTCCCTGGTTCCGCGACAAGACCATCAATACCCCCATCGGCCCTACGGTCGAGCGCATCAAGACAGGAAAAACCTCATGAGTGATGATCTGGCGTCGCACGAAGAGACCGGACAGGACCCAGAGGTCATCACCCCGGCCGACCTGGTCGCATGGGTCGAGGAGTTCATTTCAGAAGTGGAGTCCGTAGACCGCTCCAGCGGCCAGCACTGGTGTTCCCAGTGGTGGAATCACCCCGAGGCCGTCAGCCGCTTTCGTGCGCTGCACGAGAAGTGGTTGGAAGCTCAGGCGGAGGGCGGGATGTCGGGCTGGTGGGTCGATCACTTCGACAGTCACGCGACCGTGCTTTTCGCCAAGCGTGGTCCCTTCGGCGAATGTGGCACCACGCACCAGTCGAAGACGAGCCGGAAGGTACTCGCGTGTGAAGCGCCCCCTACCGACTGGTCCTGGGACTAACTAAGTCACCATGAACAGCGGCTGGTCACACGTCCGCGTTGATGTTTCTCGAACTCAGGTTGGCCTCACGGTGGGCAGATGGAGCCGCCGTTGGTTGTTACGCACCCCATATCGTCCATGAACCCATTTTGGGTTCCTCCGGCCGGCGCGTTTGGGACTACTGTCGTCGTGACCGACGTCCATGAGGTGATCGTGTTGGCAGGAATCCCGTCTTGGGCGGTAAGTTCGGTTCTTCTCTCGCCGATGAATAGGCCCGTGTCGGGGTCGACGATGATGTCCTGCCGAAAGTTGCCGTTTGTTTCCACCCTGCCGATCGCGGTGCCGGTGCGACCATCGAGGGTTGCCTGGTCCTCGACGAACTCGACGCCGGGAATGAGCGCTGCCGCTTGGTAGAGCGATGCCCGCACGTCGGCGGGGAGTACTCCTGACCGCAGCCTGTCGGCGATGAAAACCAGGGCTTCCCCGTCTTGGGACGGGCCGGAACCGAGGGTGGTGCGGTAGATGTAGTTCAACAGGCGGTGCGGGTCCCGAGGTAGGTCGGACAGTGCTTCTGGGGAGACCTGAGAGTCGCCGCTGTACCAGCGGCCGGCGGGTGCGCGGAGCTTCTCCACGTAATCCTCGCCGTGCTCGGCGTAGATCGCGGCGAAGTTCGCCTCTGACGCCGCCTGCGATTCCGGGCCAAAAGACCCATACGGCTGGCTGACAGGGCGGAACCACACCCAGTCATCGTCACGATCTTCTGGGATGTACATCTGGTCCGTGGTCAATGCAAGGAAGGACGTTCCATCTGTGGAGTTGATGTTCACTGCCTTGGTTTCCACCAGCAGGTACTCCCCATCGCCGACGACAGGATCGGAAAGCTGAACTGCGCTGGTAGCTGCCTGCTCCAGAACGGCCGCCGCGGCAGTCTCGGAGCCACCGCGCCAACCGGCGAACCCGACCACGTCCGTGAGCACGAGCGCGACAGCAAGGGCTGCGGCTGCAACTGAGCTAACGCCGATCCACCGTCGTCGGGATCGAGGAGAGCTGATTTCTCGCCCTGCGACGGAGTTGTGGCTTTCGGTGCGACCCGGGGTGTTAGCTTCGGCGGCATCGATGCGGGCGAAGAGAGCAGCTTCCATTCGGCGCATTGAGTGCTCGTCCAGGATGGGTGCGGGTGCCGTGGGGGTGTTCATGCTTCGTTCCTCTCAGCGGTCATTTGCATGCGAAGCTGCCGTCGAGCTCGGGAGAGGCGGTTGCGTACTGCGCCGTGGGTGACGCCAGCAGACGCAGCGGCTTCCTCGTAACTGTTGCCATTGATCAAGCAGGAGGTAATGAGGTCTCGGTCCAGGGAGGGTAGATCCTCGATCGCCGCAGTGAGACGTCGCTGCAGCTCTGCGGCCAGCACGATCGTTTCCGGGCTGTCGGACACGCCAGTGTCGAGTTCTTCGATCAGTGGCACCGTTCGCCGCCTGTTCGCTGCGCGCCGGCGATTCGATGCTTCGAACCGCGCCGTGATGATGAGCCAGGGCAGCACTGAGTCGCCGACGATGGTCACTTCGTTGCGCTTCTGCCAGAGGAGGAAGAACGCGTCCTGTGCTGCCTCTTCGGCGTCCGGTTCGCTCCTGGTGACGACGAAGGCCGCGC
Encoded here:
- a CDS encoding RNA polymerase sigma factor encodes the protein MSDLEPIARVQRGDLEGLRVLFRRHLPIVYGAAFVVTRSEPDAEEAAQDAFFLLWQKRNEVTIVGDSVLPWLIITARFEASNRRRAANRRRTVPLIEELDTGVSDSPETIVLAAELQRRLTAAIEDLPSLDRDLITSCLINGNSYEEAAASAGVTHGAVRNRLSRARRQLRMQMTAERNEA
- a CDS encoding DUF4913 domain-containing protein, with protein sequence MSDDLASHEETGQDPEVITPADLVAWVEEFISEVESVDRSSGQHWCSQWWNHPEAVSRFRALHEKWLEAQAEGGMSGWWVDHFDSHATVLFAKRGPFGECGTTHQSKTSRKVLACEAPPTDWSWD
- a CDS encoding CU044_5270 family protein codes for the protein MNTPTAPAPILDEHSMRRMEAALFARIDAAEANTPGRTESHNSVAGREISSPRSRRRWIGVSSVAAAALAVALVLTDVVGFAGWRGGSETAAAAVLEQAATSAVQLSDPVVGDGEYLLVETKAVNINSTDGTSFLALTTDQMYIPEDRDDDWVWFRPVSQPYGSFGPESQAASEANFAAIYAEHGEDYVEKLRAPAGRWYSGDSQVSPEALSDLPRDPHRLLNYIYRTTLGSGPSQDGEALVFIADRLRSGVLPADVRASLYQAAALIPGVEFVEDQATLDGRTGTAIGRVETNGNFRQDIIVDPDTGLFIGERRTELTAQDGIPANTITSWTSVTTTVVPNAPAGGTQNGFMDDMGCVTTNGGSICPP